In Mercurialis annua linkage group LG5, ddMerAnnu1.2, whole genome shotgun sequence, a single genomic region encodes these proteins:
- the LOC126681632 gene encoding glucan endo-1,3-beta-glucosidase 14-like, producing MSSFPFLLLLLSFSVSTHGAGQLGINYGRVADNLPTPTQVVELLKSHGINRIKIFDTESTVLKALADSPINVVVALPNQLLRSTAADQSFADNWVKSSISQYYPRTQIEAIAVGNEVFVDPQNSTQFLVSAMKNIHNSLLKFNLSAIKVSSPIALSSLQNSYPASSGSFKPDLIEPVMKPMLEFLRKTDSYLMVNAYPFFAYAANSKEISLDYALFKKNPGVVDSGNGLKYFSLLESELDAVYNAMKALKYDDVKMVVTETGWPSKGEDDEIGASADNAASYNGNLIKRVLTGNGTPLRPKEPLNVYLFALFNENQKTGPTSERNYGLFYPNQDKVYDVSLTQKQSSTPVNKNKTKNQESSPPVNKNKTKNQGSSPPVNKNKTKNQESSPPVNKYTTQTLQVDNGGGGKVAKTAAGQTWCVANGKAGEKKLQAAIDYACGRGGADCRPIQVGATCYNPNTIEAHASYAINSYYQKNARAAGTCNFDGAAYVVTQPPSKYTINSPN from the exons ATGTCTTCATTCCCCTTCCTCCTCTTGCTCCTCTCGTTTTCCGTTTCGACTC ATGGAGCAGGTCAACTCGGGATAAACTACGGCAGAGTGGCAGATAATTTGCCAACACCAACCCAAGTTGTGGAGCTTCTTAAATCACACGGGATCAACCGTATCAAGATCTTCGACACCGAATCCACCGTGTTAAAAGCACTCGCTGATTCACCAATAAACGTCGTCGTTGCGCTTCCTAATCAGCTTCTTCGTTCTACAGCAGCAGATCAATCATTTGCTGATAACTGGGTCAAATCCAGTATCTCTCAGTATTATCCCAGAACACAAATTGAAGCCATTGCTGTTGGTAATGAAGTCTTCGTTGACCCACAAAACTCAACTCAATTTCTCGTCTCTGCGATGAAAAATATTCATAACTCTCTTCTTAAGTTTAACCTTTCCGCCATTAAAGTCTCATCTCCTATAGCTTTAAGCTCTCTCCAAAACTCATACCCGGCGTCATCCGGGTCCTTTAAACCCGACTTGATTGAACCCGTTATGAAGCCCATGCTTGAATTCTTACGTAAAACTGACTCCTATTTGATGGTCAATGCGTACCCGTTTTTTGCTTACGCTGCCAACTCTAAAGAAATATCGTTAGATTATGCATTGTTTAAGAAAAATCCGGGCGTTGTGGATTCCGGAAACGGGTTGAAATATTTTAGTCTTTTAGAATCCGAACTCGACGCTGTTTATAATGCTATGAAAGCTCTTAAATACGACGACGTAAAGATGGTTGTGACAGAAACTGGGTGGCCTTCCAAAGGTGAAGACGATGAGATTGGCGCAAGTGCGGACAATGCGGCGTCGTATAACGGCAATCTGATAAAAAGGGTATTGACGGGAAATGGGACTCCTTTAAGACCAAAGGAACCGCTTAATGTTTACTTGTTTGCTTTGTTTAATGAGAACCAAAAAACTGGGCCCACATCGGAGAGAAATTATGGACTATTTTACCCTAATCAAGACAAAGTTTATGATGTGTCACTCACACAGAAACAAtcgtcaacgccggtcaacaaAAATAAGACGAAAAATCAAGAATCGTCACCGCCGGTCAATAAAAATAAGACGAAAAATCAAGGATCGTCACCGCCGGTCAACAAAAATAAGACGAAAAATCAAGAATCGTCACCGCCGGTCAACAAATACACGACGCAAACTCTTCAGGTGGATAACGGAGGAGGCGGAAAGGTGGCTAAGACGGCGGCCGGACAGACTTGGTGTGTAGCTAATGGGAAAGCTGGCGAGAAGAAGCTACAAGCTGCTATTGATTATGCTTGTGGTAGAGGCGGAGCCGATTGCCGTCCGATTCAAGTTGGTGCCACGTGTTATAATCCTAATACTATTGAGGCCCACGCTTCTTATGCAATTAATAGTTATTATCAAAAGAATGCTCGTGCTGCTGGCACGTGTAATTTTGATGGTGCTGCCTATGTGGTTACTCAACCTCCTAGTAAGTACACGATCAACTCTCctaattag
- the LOC126681633 gene encoding uncharacterized protein LOC126681633, which yields MDPSCPFCTFPEDIMHLLFHCPRAKQIWFISPLNFRATWEIFSNFAVLWKHVTIQLQQIDPTNEGLHIFCYTLWHIWKTRNCKIFDNFTQPPASIVSSTVQDYQEFKEAMQSEIEVGRQSHNRRIQSGQNLINPPDFIKINYDAAVHIPKQFGSIGVIAANPTNLQ from the coding sequence ATGGATCCATCCTGTCCTTTCTGCACATTTCCAGAAGATATCATGCATTTACTCTTCCATTGCCCCAGAGCTAAACAAATATGGTTTATTTCCCCTCTAAACTTTCGTGCAACTTGGGAAATTTTCTCTAACTTTGCCGTGCTTTGGAAGCATGTCACAATACAACTTCAACAGATTGATCCCACTAATGAAGGCCTTCACATTTTCTGCTATACTTTGTGGCACATCTGGAAAACTAGGAATTGCAAGATATTTGACAACTTCACACAGCCTCCAGCTTCCATTGTGTCATCTACTGTTCAGGATTATCAGGAATTTAAAGAAGCCATGCAATCAGAAATTGAAGTCGGTCGTCAGTCTCATAACAGGAGAATCCAGAGTGGCCAAAATCTCATCAACCCACCGGATTTCATTAAAATCAATTACGATGCGGCTGTTCATATCCCAAAACAATTTGGAAGCATTGGTGTTATTGCAGCGAATCCAACCAATCTACAATGA
- the LOC126679801 gene encoding dual specificity phosphatase Cdc25 encodes MTSRQTDNRSLFGSLSFFLSRKRRKEIMSRSISYITGAQLLSLHRRPNMAIIDVRDDERSYDGHIAGSLHYASDNFSDRISHLIQQVKGKDTLVFHCALSQVRGPTCARRLVNYLAEMKEDAGIKEILVLERGFNGWEAAGKPVCRCTDIPCKAESAN; translated from the exons ATGACGAGTCGTCAAACGGACAACCGTAGTTTGTTTGGGTCTCTGTCTTTTTTCTTGTCCAGAAAGAGAAGGAAAGAAATAATGTCGCGAAGCATCTCATACATAACAGGCGCTCAGCTGCTCTCCCTCCATCGCAGGCCGAACATGGCCATCATTGATGTCAG GGACGATGAGAGGAGCTATGATGGGCATATTGCGGGATCTCTGCACTACGCCAGCGACAATTTCTCCGACAGGATCTCTCATCTCATTCAACAAGTCAAAGGCAAAGACACCCTTGTTTTTCATTGCGCTCTAAGCCAG GTTCGTGGCCCAACTTGTGCTCGGAGGCTTGTTAATTATCTTGCGGAAATGAAAGAAGATGCAGGAATAAAAGAGATTTTGGTTTTGGAGCGCGGCTTCAATGGCTGGGAAGCAGCTGGTAAACCAGTTTGTCGATGCACTGATATCCCATGCAAGGCTGAAAGTGCTAATTAA